Proteins encoded in a region of the Rhodopirellula halodulae genome:
- a CDS encoding response regulator: MLVLSRKVKQEFSFVNLGIKIEILRVSGKKVQVGVSAPDSVRVLRSELVEEETLEKLEVASRVTRHAFRNQLNTASLTLSVLQHQVQSGQLEKAEKTLESALSQLSELDAFTGAAPAFGNETSPEKRRRTALVVEDNAQERELLAEYLRVNGFDVSVAEDGEDAMDYLAQHHAPDVVLLDMNMPRMNGTNTAKAIRCDPRFQELKLFVISGCDPEETPPESESPYDQWFSKPIRPQQFLSDIESHLGSAC; the protein is encoded by the coding sequence ATGCTCGTCTTATCGAGAAAAGTGAAGCAAGAGTTTTCGTTCGTCAATCTTGGGATCAAGATCGAAATCTTGCGAGTCAGTGGGAAGAAGGTTCAGGTCGGCGTGAGTGCACCAGACTCGGTTCGCGTTTTGCGAAGTGAGTTGGTCGAGGAAGAAACGCTCGAGAAATTGGAAGTTGCGAGTCGAGTGACTCGTCATGCTTTCCGGAACCAGCTGAACACGGCTTCGCTGACTTTGTCGGTGTTGCAGCACCAAGTTCAATCGGGGCAATTGGAGAAAGCGGAGAAGACGCTTGAATCGGCTCTTTCTCAGCTTTCCGAACTGGATGCTTTCACGGGAGCCGCTCCGGCTTTCGGCAATGAAACATCTCCGGAAAAGCGTCGCCGTACCGCATTGGTCGTGGAAGACAATGCGCAGGAGCGTGAATTGTTGGCAGAGTATCTACGTGTCAATGGTTTTGACGTTAGCGTGGCCGAAGATGGCGAAGACGCGATGGACTATTTGGCTCAGCATCATGCGCCGGATGTCGTGCTGCTGGATATGAACATGCCTCGCATGAACGGAACCAATACGGCCAAGGCGATTCGTTGTGACCCTCGGTTCCAAGAGTTGAAGCTGTTCGTGATCAGCGGATGCGATCCAGAAGAAACGCCGCCTGAAAGTGAAAGCCCTTACGACCAGTGGTTCTCCAAGCCTATTCGGCCCCAACAATTTTTGTCTGACATCGAAAGTCATCTCGGGTCGGCGTGCTGA
- a CDS encoding chemotaxis protein CheB, giving the protein MNEQSSASAAPTKLVGIGASAGGLHSLESLFDELDPNAGLAIIVIQHLSPDFDSMMDQLLSRHSDMPLHLIEDGMLVEPNQIYLLPPGQHVIISNRRLYLAERNKGHSLSFQVDEFFRTLAQDAGQDAIGIILSGTGTDGSRGVCDIAAAGGTVIVESVESAAFDGMPRSAFETGVADLVLSPPEIAKALQRMAMDDSSLLSDPASIGALDNSQYVDSPARMIFGLLHNAFNIEFSQYKTEMFHRRIERRVRLAQKESMQEYVELVREDADELNQLYCDMLIGVTDFFRDGKAFDRLELDVIPRLVDELAPDEDFRCWVAGTATGEEAYSIAIQLVEEFERRGLEKNIRIFASDVHEPSLSVAGRGVFTGDRLSAITPERRERFFIQRQNGFHLTPEIRKLVVFTPHNVIRDAPFTRLDLISCRNLLVHLQPATQQRVLSLFHFGLKSGGVLCLGGSESLGALRNEFQPLDESQRIFRKHREISPTTHSGINARRSWAPHAVPPQETVQGRVATRQLLKTYDKLLERFLSPAILVNSQKEILHVFGGAGEYLSFADGRPQNNLLQIIAPELRSPLSIALVQLRRDEKPVSIEDIMCELNGQPQAVRMSVEQFDMGDGREGNVLIQLERQATRVSPKETSVLNAEQVMAVEYLERELQFTQSHLQSTIEEHQSTNEELQSANEQLTASNEELQSTNEELHSVNEELYTVNAEHQRKIDELTELNDDIDNLLTTTNVHTLFLDSRLRLRRFTPQIAELFNLIPQDIGRPIDAFTHRLEDPSLIDSINEVIQTEQSVQREIKDENGQWYLLRIFPYLSRGTVEGAVVTLVDVTMLQAATEALQKSEERFDLAVRGSNAGIWDWKDVTKEAIWCSRRMYTLLGRSPSDEMTVSLWEELMHPDDHGRVMKALSSHLEQSSAFDIEYRMEYGNTGEYRWFHMRGSAERKAGRKETRMAGSFEDVTQRRVAEQEVKQGVARRDQFLAMLSHELRNPLGAVTNAIAIMSSDQIEPEVTEKALRVVGRQLGQMSRLLDDLLDVSRITHGKIELRKQQTDLAVVVEQAVGTISGRAEEAGLKLSAELPDHPIIVEGDPARLEQVTVNLLTNAVKYTSAGGSIHLSLSADRGSALIHLRDTGAGISRDKLNEIFSLFYQSDETLDRSNGGMGVGLTLVKAVVELHGGSVTASSDGIGRGSTFSVSLPLSCGVTVEPEETTQDSVSELRTVVLVEDIEDAREMLSVLLELRGLKVFKAQDGAAGWQKIREVRPDAAIIDIGLPVMDGHELARRVRADRELAGTRLVALTGYGQDKDREAVRESGFDLHLVKPLNPEKLDQILAELSEMQPCVLAN; this is encoded by the coding sequence ATGAACGAGCAATCTTCCGCGTCCGCTGCGCCAACGAAGTTGGTTGGCATCGGTGCTTCGGCCGGTGGGTTGCATTCGTTGGAATCGCTGTTTGATGAGCTGGATCCCAACGCCGGATTGGCCATCATCGTCATCCAGCATCTGTCCCCCGACTTTGACAGCATGATGGATCAGTTGCTGTCTCGTCATTCGGACATGCCGCTTCATTTGATCGAAGACGGGATGCTGGTTGAGCCGAACCAGATTTACTTGTTGCCGCCGGGGCAACACGTGATCATCTCCAATCGTCGGCTGTATCTTGCGGAACGGAACAAGGGGCACAGCCTATCGTTTCAGGTTGATGAGTTCTTTCGGACCTTGGCTCAGGACGCGGGGCAGGATGCCATTGGCATCATTTTGTCAGGGACGGGAACGGACGGCAGCCGCGGCGTGTGCGATATCGCAGCCGCGGGCGGCACGGTCATCGTGGAATCGGTTGAGTCAGCGGCGTTTGATGGGATGCCTCGCAGTGCTTTCGAAACGGGCGTTGCGGATTTGGTGCTCAGTCCGCCGGAAATCGCGAAGGCGTTGCAGCGGATGGCGATGGACGATTCGTCTTTGTTGAGCGACCCCGCCTCAATCGGAGCCTTGGATAACAGCCAATATGTTGATTCGCCCGCTCGAATGATCTTTGGCCTGCTGCACAACGCTTTCAACATTGAATTCTCGCAATACAAAACGGAGATGTTCCATCGGCGGATCGAACGACGCGTGCGTTTGGCCCAAAAGGAATCGATGCAGGAATACGTTGAGCTGGTTCGGGAAGATGCGGATGAGCTGAACCAGTTGTACTGCGACATGCTGATCGGTGTGACGGATTTCTTCCGAGATGGGAAAGCGTTTGACCGATTGGAATTGGACGTCATTCCGCGGTTGGTCGATGAGCTTGCGCCGGATGAGGATTTTCGATGTTGGGTGGCCGGAACAGCGACTGGCGAAGAAGCCTATTCCATCGCTATTCAGCTCGTGGAGGAGTTCGAGCGGCGTGGTTTGGAAAAGAACATTCGAATCTTTGCATCCGACGTTCATGAGCCTTCCCTGTCCGTCGCAGGTCGGGGCGTTTTCACCGGAGATCGCCTGTCTGCAATCACACCCGAGAGACGCGAGCGTTTCTTTATTCAACGTCAAAACGGATTTCACCTCACGCCTGAAATTCGCAAACTGGTCGTGTTCACGCCTCACAACGTGATCCGTGATGCACCGTTCACGCGGTTGGATCTGATCTCCTGCAGAAACCTCTTGGTTCACCTGCAACCGGCGACGCAGCAACGCGTGTTGTCTTTGTTCCATTTTGGGTTGAAGTCAGGTGGGGTGTTGTGCCTGGGCGGAAGCGAATCGCTGGGCGCGTTGCGAAACGAGTTTCAGCCGCTGGATGAATCGCAGCGAATCTTTCGGAAGCATCGAGAGATCAGCCCGACGACTCACAGCGGTATCAATGCCCGACGTTCCTGGGCTCCTCACGCGGTGCCCCCACAAGAGACCGTTCAGGGCCGGGTGGCGACGCGCCAGTTGTTGAAAACTTACGACAAATTGCTCGAGCGATTTTTGTCACCCGCGATTTTGGTCAATTCCCAAAAAGAGATTTTGCATGTCTTCGGCGGTGCTGGTGAGTATCTGTCGTTTGCCGACGGACGCCCTCAGAACAATCTGCTGCAGATCATCGCTCCGGAACTGAGGTCGCCTCTATCGATTGCTTTGGTGCAGCTTCGGCGGGATGAAAAGCCGGTCTCCATCGAAGACATTATGTGCGAATTGAATGGTCAGCCCCAGGCGGTTCGTATGAGTGTCGAGCAGTTCGACATGGGCGACGGCCGTGAAGGGAACGTGCTGATTCAATTGGAACGACAGGCAACCAGGGTCAGCCCAAAGGAAACGAGCGTCCTGAATGCGGAGCAGGTCATGGCGGTCGAGTATCTCGAACGCGAGCTTCAGTTCACGCAAAGTCATTTGCAGTCAACGATCGAAGAACACCAGTCGACCAACGAAGAGCTGCAGTCGGCCAACGAGCAATTGACGGCGTCCAATGAAGAATTGCAAAGCACCAACGAAGAGTTGCATTCGGTCAACGAAGAACTCTACACGGTCAATGCGGAGCACCAGCGCAAAATCGATGAACTGACCGAGCTCAATGATGACATCGACAATCTGTTGACCACCACGAACGTGCACACGTTGTTCTTGGATTCACGGCTGCGATTGCGTCGATTCACGCCTCAGATTGCGGAGTTGTTCAATCTCATTCCTCAGGACATCGGGCGTCCCATCGACGCGTTCACGCATCGTCTCGAAGATCCTTCATTGATTGACAGCATCAACGAAGTGATTCAGACCGAACAATCGGTCCAACGCGAGATCAAAGACGAAAATGGGCAGTGGTATCTGCTACGGATCTTTCCTTATCTGTCGCGGGGCACGGTCGAAGGAGCAGTGGTGACGTTGGTGGACGTCACCATGCTCCAGGCCGCTACCGAAGCGTTGCAAAAGAGCGAAGAACGTTTCGATTTGGCAGTGCGAGGTAGCAATGCGGGCATTTGGGATTGGAAGGACGTCACCAAGGAAGCGATTTGGTGTTCCCGCCGGATGTACACCCTGCTCGGGCGTTCTCCCAGCGACGAAATGACGGTTTCTTTGTGGGAAGAACTGATGCACCCGGACGATCATGGACGGGTGATGAAAGCATTGAGTTCTCATCTCGAGCAATCCAGTGCCTTCGATATCGAATATCGAATGGAATATGGAAACACCGGCGAGTACCGATGGTTTCACATGCGTGGTTCGGCCGAGCGAAAAGCTGGACGCAAAGAAACTCGAATGGCGGGATCCTTCGAAGACGTCACACAGCGTCGCGTGGCGGAACAAGAGGTCAAACAAGGCGTCGCCCGCCGAGACCAATTCTTGGCAATGCTGTCGCATGAGCTGCGGAACCCATTGGGGGCGGTCACCAACGCGATCGCAATCATGTCGTCGGACCAGATCGAACCGGAGGTGACCGAGAAAGCCTTGCGAGTCGTTGGACGACAATTGGGACAAATGTCACGTTTGCTGGATGACTTGCTCGACGTTTCGCGAATCACCCATGGAAAGATTGAGCTGCGAAAGCAACAGACCGATTTGGCGGTCGTGGTGGAGCAGGCGGTGGGGACAATTTCGGGGCGAGCCGAGGAAGCCGGGCTGAAGTTGTCTGCGGAACTCCCGGATCATCCCATCATTGTGGAAGGCGACCCTGCCAGGTTGGAGCAGGTCACGGTGAACCTGCTGACCAACGCCGTGAAGTACACATCCGCCGGAGGTTCGATCCATCTTTCATTGTCGGCCGACCGAGGAAGTGCATTGATTCATTTGCGAGACACCGGTGCAGGGATCTCCAGAGACAAATTGAATGAAATCTTCTCGCTATTCTATCAGTCCGATGAGACCCTGGATCGATCCAATGGAGGCATGGGAGTTGGATTGACTTTGGTCAAGGCGGTGGTGGAGTTGCACGGCGGCAGCGTGACCGCATCCAGCGACGGGATTGGTCGAGGCAGTACCTTTTCCGTTTCGTTGCCGTTGTCGTGCGGGGTCACGGTTGAGCCGGAGGAAACCACGCAAGATTCGGTGTCTGAATTGCGAACCGTTGTGCTCGTCGAAGACATCGAAGACGCTCGCGAAATGTTGTCGGTGTTGTTGGAGTTGCGAGGGCTAAAAGTGTTCAAGGCGCAGGATGGTGCGGCGGGTTGGCAAAAAATCCGTGAGGTGCGTCCGGATGCTGCGATCATTGACATCGGATTGCCAGTGATGGACGGCCACGAGTTGGCGAGGCGAGTGCGAGCCGATCGGGAGCTGGCCGGGACTCGGTTGGTGGCGTTGACCGGCTACGGGCAGGACAAAGACCGCGAGGCCGTTCGCGAATCCGGATTCGATTTGCATTTGGTCAAGCCGCTGAATCCCGAGAAGCTGGATCAAATTCTGGCTGAACTTTCTGAGATGCAGCCATGTGTTCTGGCCAACTGA